In the Alphaproteobacteria bacterium genome, one interval contains:
- a CDS encoding type II secretion system F family protein: protein MSANEIVAAATNLENMIMAFGTVGMFLTVLALSLPFAKRDQLAGRLKAVAARREELRQMVHAQAAERRKKVPAKQDAVAFMNKVLGRLNLRAQIESRDLRMRLAQAGWRGQTPAITFVFSRLLLPIVLALVAALLLMVMGLFKLQFSTQLLGVAAAAGAGYYLPNVMVKNAATKRQEGITLGFPDTLDLMIICVEAGLSLEAAFTRVANEIGEQNPDLAEELGLTTAELSFLGDRRAALMNFSDRVGTPEARALSTTLIQSEQYGTPLTVSLRVLSQENRDSRMSKAEQKAGALPAMLTGPMIVFFLPTVFIVLLGPAILQIMAL, encoded by the coding sequence ATGAGCGCTAACGAAATCGTCGCGGCCGCGACCAACCTGGAGAACATGATCATGGCCTTCGGCACGGTGGGCATGTTCCTTACCGTGCTGGCGCTGTCGCTGCCCTTTGCCAAACGCGACCAGTTGGCCGGGCGGCTCAAGGCGGTGGCGGCGCGGCGCGAGGAGCTGCGCCAGATGGTCCACGCCCAGGCCGCCGAGCGGCGCAAGAAGGTGCCTGCCAAGCAGGATGCCGTGGCCTTCATGAACAAAGTACTGGGGCGCCTCAACCTGCGGGCCCAGATCGAGAGCCGCGACCTGCGCATGCGTCTGGCCCAGGCCGGCTGGCGCGGCCAGACGCCGGCCATCACCTTCGTTTTCAGCCGCCTTTTGCTGCCCATCGTTTTGGCTCTGGTGGCGGCGCTGTTGCTGATGGTGATGGGTCTCTTCAAACTGCAGTTCTCGACCCAGCTGCTGGGCGTGGCGGCCGCCGCCGGCGCCGGTTACTACCTGCCCAACGTGATGGTCAAGAACGCCGCCACCAAGCGCCAGGAAGGCATCACGCTGGGTTTTCCCGATACCCTCGACCTGATGATCATCTGCGTCGAGGCCGGGCTCTCGCTGGAGGCCGCCTTCACCCGGGTGGCCAACGAGATCGGCGAGCAAAACCCGGATCTGGCCGAGGAACTGGGCTTGACCACGGCCGAACTCAGCTTTCTCGGCGATCGCCGGGCTGCGTTAATGAACTTTTCCGACCGCGTCGGTACGCCCGAGGCACGGGCGCTGTCGACGACGCTGATCCAATCGGAACAGTACGGCACGCCGCTGACCGTGAGTTTGCGCGTGTTGTCCCAGGAAAATCGCGATTCCCGCATGTCGAAGGCGGAACAAAAGGCCGGAGCGCTGCCGGCCATGCTGACCGGGCCGATGATCGTCTTTTTCCTGCCCACCGTGTTCATCGTGCTGCTGGGCCCCGCCATCCTGCAGATCATGGCGCTATAG
- a CDS encoding tetratricopeptide repeat protein, with translation MDAELEARAQGGDAEAQFRLGQMLLHGLGVTFDEAAGLDWYHRAAAQGYERAQFALGEVYKEGRVTPQDLIQASMWLSIVIQGGGDLALAARESHDHLAPYLTPEQSHEAASRTGAWTPSS, from the coding sequence GTGGATGCCGAGCTTGAAGCCCGAGCCCAGGGGGGCGATGCCGAAGCCCAGTTCCGGCTCGGCCAGATGCTGCTGCACGGCCTGGGCGTGACTTTCGACGAGGCGGCGGGCCTGGATTGGTACCACCGGGCGGCGGCCCAGGGCTACGAACGGGCGCAGTTTGCCTTGGGCGAGGTCTACAAGGAGGGCCGCGTCACCCCCCAGGACCTGATCCAGGCCAGCATGTGGCTGAGCATCGTCATCCAAGGCGGCGGTGACCTGGCTTTGGCGGCGCGCGAGAGCCACGACCATCTGGCTCCCTATCTGACGCCGGAACAATCCCACGAGGCAGCCAGCCGGACCGGTGCCTGGACGCCTTCGAGTTAG
- a CDS encoding methyltransferase domain-containing protein: MADQGSPPPSRFRDGHYPLDSGAEEIARLRVQAESLAGETAVMLDRIGLAEGQACLDLGCGAGGIVDLLAQRVGPTGRVLGIEADGDSLAAARAWARQQGLEKVSFEQRSLFEPGPAEFDFVHLRYVITNISRHHEVIAAALARLKPGGVLAVQEADGIGIAAYPSHAAFECLKALLLEVFTKVGADPYAGRQVYGLLQDAGLEDLDFRACTARARSHDALADYLPQTLISLRPVIARLGLMAQGELDTTIAACRAHLAEPGTISVTSLVFQAWGRKPL; the protein is encoded by the coding sequence ATGGCAGACCAGGGATCGCCACCGCCCAGCCGATTTCGGGACGGCCACTACCCGCTTGACAGCGGCGCCGAAGAAATCGCGCGGCTGCGCGTGCAGGCCGAATCCCTGGCCGGCGAGACGGCCGTCATGCTCGACCGCATCGGCCTGGCCGAGGGCCAGGCCTGCCTCGATCTGGGCTGCGGCGCCGGCGGCATCGTCGACCTGCTGGCACAGCGGGTGGGCCCTACCGGCCGCGTGCTGGGGATCGAAGCCGACGGCGACAGCTTGGCCGCGGCCCGCGCCTGGGCTCGGCAGCAGGGCTTGGAAAAAGTCAGCTTCGAACAGCGGAGCCTTTTTGAGCCCGGCCCGGCAGAGTTCGATTTCGTCCACCTGCGCTACGTCATCACCAACATCAGCCGCCACCACGAGGTCATCGCGGCGGCGCTCGCACGCCTCAAGCCGGGTGGTGTGCTGGCCGTCCAGGAAGCCGACGGTATCGGCATCGCCGCCTATCCCAGCCACGCCGCCTTCGAATGCCTGAAGGCGCTGCTGCTGGAGGTTTTCACGAAAGTCGGCGCCGATCCCTATGCCGGCCGCCAGGTCTATGGCCTGCTGCAAGATGCCGGCCTCGAGGATCTCGATTTCCGCGCCTGTACGGCCCGCGCTCGCAGCCACGACGCCTTGGCCGACTACTTGCCCCAGACGCTGATTTCATTGCGCCCGGTGATCGCCCGACTGGGGCTGATGGCACAAGGCGAACTCGACACCACCATCGCCGCCTGCCGCGCCCATCTGGCCGAGCCCGGCACCATCTCGGTGACCTCGCTGGTTTTCCAGGCCTGGGGGCGAAAGCCGCTCTAA
- a CDS encoding tetratricopeptide repeat protein — protein MNRARVPALAVVALAFLAGCSLFAPFEAEDAAAIDKSLHKAAAAAQQSHDYGLALRYFRQLYTANPNDLTAALGYARNLRYTGTPGRAAQVLEKALKVGPEDTRLMAELGKVQIATGRPHEAVELLAKALSLGEADWRSYTALGIANDHIGQRLEALQAYQAAQVLSPDNVAIINNMALSAALAGDMEEGTRLLEKAATLPGATAQVRQNLALLYGVGGKLAAAERLARLDLPADLVARNLAYYREMRDGVQLRALNAASGAGENAAPQRPYVIEVGPYATAQQAIKGWRSISSQDLAYSQLKVEIVSRRIGQRPMTEYLAAVGPFPTRGSAKTACGKLQARSLMCWVVQTQ, from the coding sequence ATGAACCGGGCACGGGTGCCAGCTTTGGCCGTGGTTGCGCTGGCCTTTCTGGCGGGTTGCAGCCTCTTCGCGCCGTTCGAGGCCGAGGACGCCGCGGCCATCGACAAGTCGCTGCACAAGGCGGCGGCGGCGGCGCAGCAGTCGCATGACTATGGCCTGGCGCTGCGCTACTTCCGCCAGCTCTACACCGCCAATCCCAACGACCTGACGGCGGCGCTGGGCTATGCCCGCAACCTGCGCTACACCGGCACCCCCGGGCGCGCCGCCCAGGTGTTGGAGAAGGCCCTGAAGGTGGGGCCCGAGGATACCCGGCTGATGGCCGAGTTGGGCAAGGTGCAGATCGCCACGGGCCGGCCGCACGAGGCCGTCGAGCTGCTCGCCAAGGCGCTCAGCCTGGGCGAGGCGGACTGGCGCTCCTACACCGCCCTGGGCATCGCCAACGACCACATCGGCCAGCGCCTGGAGGCGCTGCAGGCCTATCAAGCGGCCCAGGTATTGTCACCCGACAACGTCGCCATCATCAACAACATGGCGCTATCGGCGGCACTCGCCGGCGATATGGAAGAAGGCACGCGACTGCTCGAGAAGGCCGCCACGTTGCCCGGCGCCACCGCCCAGGTGCGCCAGAACCTGGCGCTCTTGTATGGCGTCGGCGGCAAACTGGCGGCCGCCGAACGGCTGGCCCGGCTCGACCTGCCGGCCGACCTGGTGGCGCGCAACCTGGCCTACTATCGCGAGATGCGCGACGGCGTGCAGCTGCGCGCACTGAACGCCGCAAGCGGCGCCGGGGAGAACGCCGCCCCGCAGCGGCCCTACGTCATCGAGGTCGGGCCCTATGCCACGGCCCAGCAGGCCATCAAGGGCTGGCGCTCGATCAGCAGCCAGGACTTGGCCTACAGCCAGCTCAAGGTGGAAATCGTCAGCCGCCGCATCGGCCAGCGCCCAATGACCGAATACCTGGCCGCCGTCGGCCCCTTCCCTACCCGGGGCAGCGCCAAGACCGCCTGCGGCAAGCTCCAGGCCCGCAGCCTGATGTGCTGGGTCGTGCAGACCCAGTGA
- a CDS encoding hydroxyisourate hydrolase — MAVISSHVLDSLQGRSLGGVKVALFRLLEDGAREQVFAVTADDEGRISVPVEVEPEAQYELVFDTGGVFAASAARQIMDQVVIRLRLPDAEARYHIPVLLAPHSYTVWWSG, encoded by the coding sequence ATGGCCGTCATCTCGTCGCACGTACTTGATTCGCTCCAGGGCCGTTCGCTGGGTGGCGTCAAAGTGGCGCTATTCAGACTTCTGGAAGACGGCGCGCGCGAGCAGGTCTTCGCCGTCACGGCCGACGACGAGGGCCGCATCTCGGTGCCGGTCGAGGTCGAGCCCGAGGCGCAATACGAACTGGTCTTCGACACCGGAGGGGTCTTCGCCGCTTCAGCGGCCCGCCAGATCATGGACCAGGTGGTCATCCGCCTGAGGCTGCCCGACGCGGAAGCGCGCTACCACATACCGGTGTTGCTGGCGCCGCACAGCTATACGGTTTGGTGGTCCGGCTGA
- a CDS encoding thiamine pyrophosphate-binding protein: MKIRGGTVLAQALLEKGIDQVFTLSGGFCIPALEGLMECQIPVVNAPHEQIAGHLADGRTRITRKPTACLIGPEGFANAVPAMMEAWGERSPVIFITGSSTFQREGSGGFKEIDDVAIAAPLTKYSAAVRDGTRISEFVDRAYRIATSGYPGPVHLSIPVDIMYSSFEEAARREERPFDRRHRAPARAWPCPDDLEPILDLVASAQRPILIGGHGAWWSGAEAEFEAVGKQLGIPLFNVPYHQKLLGEDNPAYMGLADVHQYPPSKFALQQSDVAIVLGGRLDNQLNFGNPPLFPESTQLVCVNGSQEELDLNRSADRTLLSDPGAFLEALLGLERDGSWKLGTDWYESNRAKRGEWVAETLAELEKPFHESLMHPLQLALDVQGVLGADDWLVVDGGNTHFWSEIAVNVAGWQGQKLRGILHPGTFSLLGVGVSFALSAKLAQPESKVLLISGDGAFLSGGLSVEAAFQENAPITVVIDNNGSLDCIAQQQERIFHSKQRFATDFRDIPFHTMFEGLGGHGELVESREQLQPALQRALASGKTACVNVKTKGIISPVVLAMTDRRDKSSIE, translated from the coding sequence ATGAAAATCCGTGGCGGTACCGTGCTCGCCCAGGCGCTTTTGGAAAAGGGCATCGACCAGGTCTTCACGCTGAGCGGCGGCTTCTGCATCCCGGCGCTCGAGGGGCTGATGGAGTGCCAGATACCGGTGGTCAATGCGCCCCACGAGCAGATCGCCGGCCACCTGGCCGACGGCCGCACTCGCATCACGCGCAAGCCCACGGCCTGCCTGATCGGCCCCGAGGGCTTCGCCAATGCCGTGCCGGCCATGATGGAGGCCTGGGGCGAGCGCTCGCCGGTCATCTTCATCACCGGCTCCTCGACCTTCCAGCGCGAGGGCAGCGGCGGCTTCAAGGAGATCGACGACGTCGCCATCGCGGCGCCTTTGACCAAATACAGCGCCGCCGTGCGCGACGGCACGCGGATCTCGGAGTTCGTCGATCGGGCATACCGCATCGCCACCTCGGGGTATCCCGGGCCGGTGCACCTCTCGATCCCGGTCGACATCATGTATTCCTCATTCGAGGAAGCTGCCCGCCGCGAGGAACGTCCCTTCGATCGTCGTCATCGGGCGCCGGCCCGGGCCTGGCCCTGTCCCGACGACCTGGAGCCCATTCTCGACCTCGTCGCCAGCGCCCAGCGGCCCATCCTCATCGGCGGCCACGGCGCCTGGTGGTCGGGCGCCGAGGCCGAATTCGAAGCTGTGGGCAAGCAACTCGGCATTCCACTTTTCAACGTGCCCTATCACCAGAAGCTGCTGGGTGAGGACAATCCGGCCTACATGGGCCTGGCCGACGTGCACCAGTATCCGCCGTCGAAGTTCGCGCTGCAGCAATCGGACGTCGCCATCGTGCTCGGCGGCCGTCTCGACAACCAGCTCAACTTCGGCAATCCGCCGCTCTTTCCCGAGAGCACCCAGCTCGTTTGCGTCAACGGCTCGCAGGAAGAGCTCGACCTCAACCGCTCGGCCGACCGCACGTTGCTCAGCGATCCCGGCGCCTTTCTCGAGGCGCTGCTCGGGCTGGAGCGTGACGGCAGCTGGAAATTGGGGACGGATTGGTACGAATCCAACCGCGCCAAGCGCGGCGAATGGGTGGCCGAGACCTTGGCTGAATTGGAAAAGCCTTTCCACGAATCCCTCATGCATCCGCTGCAATTGGCCCTCGACGTGCAAGGCGTGCTGGGGGCCGACGACTGGCTGGTGGTGGACGGCGGCAATACGCATTTCTGGTCGGAAATCGCCGTCAACGTGGCCGGCTGGCAGGGCCAGAAGCTGCGCGGGATTTTGCACCCCGGCACCTTCAGCCTGCTCGGCGTCGGCGTTTCGTTTGCCCTCTCGGCCAAGCTCGCTCAGCCCGAGAGCAAGGTGTTGCTGATCAGCGGCGACGGCGCCTTTCTCTCCGGCGGCCTGAGCGTCGAAGCGGCCTTCCAGGAGAACGCGCCCATCACCGTGGTCATCGACAACAACGGCAGCCTCGATTGCATCGCTCAGCAGCAGGAACGCATCTTCCACAGCAAGCAGCGCTTCGCCACCGACTTTCGCGATATTCCTTTCCACACCATGTTCGAAGGGCTGGGCGGGCACGGCGAACTGGTGGAAAGCCGCGAGCAGTTGCAGCCCGCACTCCAACGCGCCCTGGCCAGCGGCAAGACGGCCTGCGTCAACGTCAAGACCAAGGGCATTATCAGCCCCGTCGTGCTGGCCATGACCGACCGGCGCGACAAGTCCTCGATCGAATAG